GCAGCTTGATGATCTGGTCTTCGGTAAACTGACGGATTTTCATAGGGTGGGCCTCGCTTTCCAGCTTAGAACTGGTGGCGAGCCTTCGTCTCTAGTCAGATTCGTCCGATTTTCGGGGGGCACTCCAATCTCGAGCCGCTCCTGGTGCGGTAGTTCGCCAACGACTTTTTCAGAATGGTGTTTTCCAGGGCCAGTTGTCCACAATACCGCTCCAGTTCAGCAATACGCCGTTCTAACGCCTGGTCAGCCGTCTTCTCGTCGGTGAAAGCTGCTCCCCCACGAACTTCAAGTTCTTTGCGCCAGCGGTAAATGAGGCTCGGGGCCAACTGGTGTTCCCGGCACACCTGGGCGGTACTTTTCTGCTTACTCTCGATTTGTTCAAGGACTTCGAGCTTGAATTCGCGGCTGTGTAGTCGTCCGGGCATGGTCGGTCTCCCTCCATCTGTTGATCAGCCTACGGGCTGACCGGGGCGACATGCCTTGCTCCTCTGTCCGCGTTTTGGGGTTCACTCCAACCTGACCTCAACTCTTTATACAGACAATGCCGTGGTGGAGAGCTTTTTCGAGACCTTGAAGCGAGAACTGGTGGATGGCTGCGTGTATCGCAGCCATCAGGAGGCTAGGAAGGCCATTTTCGAGTACGTAGAGGTGTACTACAACCGGAAAAGGCGGCATTCGAGCCTGGGGTACTTGACGCCCCTAGAAGCTGAGTGCCAAGCTACCGCTGCTTAACTTCAACGACTCGAAACCGAGGCAACCCCAGCAAATACCTGCTCTACAAGGACATGAACCGCCACCCGCTGGGTCTTTGACCTGACAGAACCTCCGGCAGACCTCACCGATGGACGTGCCGGTCTCGACACGTAAGGCGAACGCGCTCTGCTCTTCGGTGGGTCGTGCTCCTCCCATGCTGAACCTCCTGGCAACGTGTTCCCTCAGTGTGCCAGATTCCTCCGATTCCTTTCCGTTTTCAGGGTTCAGGTCAAAATCTCATGATTCACTTGATTGCTGCGCTCGCGGAGCAGTTCTTGCACGCCCCACCGACTGAGAAGGAAACGATGGTAAAGCCACCGGGCGTAGCCCATCACGCTCAGCGAGAACGATGTTGGTGGGGCTTCCTGTCACTCACGGTTCATCACCCTATTGGGGGAAGTGGCCAGAAGCCCATGAATACATAGCTTCAGGCCATGCCTGACAATAGTGCAGTCCTCACGACATAGCCCGGATCAGGCTTTTGCGGGTTACTTCACTTCTTGGAATCGAATCGCGTCACCCAGTTTGGCCTGCAGATGGCCCTTGGTATCGCACCACAGCCGCACCTGCCCGTCTTGCAAGGGAAGCAGCCTGTCTGCCGCTTCCATCGAGAAGTGGGATTCGTCCTGCCAGCTGAGCACCAGGTACTTCCCACTAGTGTCGATCTGGCGGGTTCCGACCTTCAGCAGGTGATGCACGCGACCCTGCTTGCAGGTGAAGTCCCTGGGCCCGCTTCCGGCATCGAGCCGCAGGCCGCCCGGAATCGGCGAGGCGAGTACCACGACTCCCGAGACGCTCTCGGTCTGGGCCAGAGTGGGGGAAAGTGCGGTGCACAGCAGCAAAGTGGCCAGCAGGGAGCGTCGCATGCCCTCACGGTAGCAGAGGGGCAGACAGGCGAACAGCCCCGCAGTGCGGGGCCGGGATGAGCCTGCTCGGGGCGGCTTACTTGGACAGCAGGTAGGACTGGCCGGTCTTCACGTCGAGGACGTGCAGGCCCTTGTCGAAGGCCACGATGAACTGCGTGGTGCCGGGGATGCCAGCGACAATGTTGGCGTTCGAGTCACGCCCCACGCCCTTGAGGCTGCCGGACTTGGCCTCCACGGCGCTGCGGTTGCCCGTGCGCAGGTCGATCAGCACCGGCTCGAAAGAGGAGTTGCCGGGTTCGCTGCCGAGCGTCAGCAGCAGGTCGCCGGTGACGGCCATGCGCCGGCTATAGCCCAGAGCGTCAGCGCCCTCGCCCTTGCGGCGGGCGGGGTTGTTCTGCGAGAGGGCGCTGACCGTGCGGCGCGCGCCACCCGCGGTCTTGATGCCGAACAGCACGTTGCCGCCGGGGTTGGGGCCGGTGGCGGCCAGGAACTCGCCCCCCACCATCGCGCTGGTCATCACCAGCGGGCTGAGGGTGTTGATGGTCGGCCCAGAGCCCACGTCGCCGGTGCCGTCAGGCCAGTACTGGCTGACCCACTCGCACTTGCCGCCCGCCAGTGGATAGCGCATCAACCCGATGCCGGTGCCGCTGGGCTGGTTGGGCATGAACAGGTAGATGTACTGGCCGTCGGCCTCGAAGGTCTCGCTGGGCTTGAGACCCACGCGGTCGTCGCCGGCCGAGCGGCAGAAGTGCTCTCCGCCGACGCGGGAGGACTCGATGGTGCGGATCGAGGTCGCGCCGTCACGCGCAGAGTCGGGGA
The genomic region above belongs to Deinococcus fonticola and contains:
- a CDS encoding transposase gives rise to the protein MPGRLHSREFKLEVLEQIESKQKSTAQVCREHQLAPSLIYRWRKELEVRGGAAFTDEKTADQALERRIAELERYCGQLALENTILKKSLANYRTRSGSRLECPPKIGRI